The Mycolicibacterium doricum genome includes a region encoding these proteins:
- a CDS encoding NADH-quinone oxidoreductase subunit B family protein, which produces MPTEAAVKAEEALIHILWINAGLSCDGDSVALTAATQPSIEEIALGALPGLPKIAVHWPLIDFECGPNGGADDFLEWFFRADRGELEPFVLVVEGSIPNEAIKDEGYWCGFGNNPATGQPMTTSEWLDRLTPKATAVVAVGTCATYGGIHAMAGNPTGAMGVPDYLGWDWKSKAGIPIVCVPGCPIQPDNLAETLTYLLYMATDQAPMIPLDDALRPQWLFGQSVHEGCDRAGYYEQGDFATEYGSPKCIVKLGCWGPVVKCNVPKRGWINGVGGCPNVGGICIGCTMPGFPDKFMPFMDEPPGGKVSTTASTLYGSVIRSLRHVTGRTVDKEPKWRHPGTKLETGATRTW; this is translated from the coding sequence ATGCCGACTGAGGCAGCAGTCAAAGCGGAAGAGGCGCTGATCCACATTCTTTGGATCAATGCCGGATTGAGTTGCGACGGTGATTCTGTGGCGCTGACTGCCGCCACCCAGCCCAGTATCGAGGAGATCGCGCTCGGCGCCCTCCCCGGACTACCCAAGATCGCCGTTCACTGGCCCCTGATCGATTTCGAATGCGGACCGAACGGGGGCGCCGATGACTTCCTCGAATGGTTCTTCAGAGCGGACAGAGGCGAATTGGAACCGTTCGTGTTGGTCGTCGAGGGATCCATCCCGAATGAGGCGATCAAGGACGAGGGATACTGGTGCGGGTTCGGTAACAACCCGGCCACCGGCCAACCGATGACCACCAGCGAGTGGCTCGACCGGTTGACGCCCAAGGCGACCGCCGTGGTCGCGGTGGGCACCTGCGCGACCTACGGCGGCATCCACGCCATGGCGGGTAATCCCACCGGAGCAATGGGTGTGCCCGACTATCTCGGCTGGGACTGGAAGAGCAAGGCGGGCATACCGATCGTGTGCGTCCCGGGGTGCCCGATACAACCGGACAACCTGGCCGAGACGCTCACCTACCTGCTCTACATGGCCACCGATCAGGCGCCGATGATCCCGTTGGACGATGCTCTGCGGCCGCAGTGGCTTTTCGGTCAGTCAGTACACGAGGGGTGTGACCGCGCCGGCTACTACGAGCAGGGTGATTTCGCCACCGAGTACGGGTCGCCGAAATGCATTGTGAAACTGGGTTGTTGGGGCCCCGTGGTGAAGTGCAACGTGCCCAAGCGCGGATGGATCAACGGTGTCGGAGGGTGCCCCAACGTCGGCGGCATCTGCATCGGATGCACCATGCCGGGCTTCCCGGACAAGTTCATGCCGTTCATGGACGAACCACCGGGCGGGAAGGTCTCGACCACCGCATCCACCCTGTACGGATCGGTCATCCGCAGCCTGCGCCACGTCACCGGCCGCACCGTCGACAAAGAACCGAAGTGGCGCCACCCCGGCACGAAACTCGAAACGGGCGCGACGCGCACCTGGTAG
- the recA gene encoding recombinase RecA, producing the protein MAQAPDREKALELALAQIEKSHGKGSVMRLGDEVRAPISVIPTGSIALDVALGIGGLPRGRVIEIYGPESSGKTTVALHAVANAQAAGGIAAFIDAEHALDPDYAKKLGVDTDSLLVSQPDTGEQALEIADMLIRSGALDVLVIDSVAALVPRAEIEGEMGDSHVGLQARLMSQALRKITGALSNSGTTAIFINQLREKIGVMFGSPETTTGGKALKFYASVRMDVRRIETLKDGTDAVGNRTRVKIVKNKVSPPFKQAEFDILYGKGISKEGSLIDMGVEHGFIRKSGSWFTYEGEQLGQGKENARKFLLENGDVANEIEKKIKEKLNIGAVVTADDVLPAPVDF; encoded by the coding sequence ATGGCGCAGGCACCCGATCGCGAGAAGGCCCTCGAGCTGGCTCTCGCGCAGATTGAGAAGAGTCACGGTAAAGGCTCGGTGATGCGGCTCGGCGACGAGGTCCGCGCGCCGATCTCGGTCATCCCGACCGGCTCCATCGCCTTGGACGTGGCGCTGGGCATCGGCGGCCTGCCGCGCGGCCGCGTCATCGAGATCTACGGTCCGGAGTCCTCGGGTAAGACCACTGTCGCGTTGCACGCGGTGGCCAACGCCCAGGCCGCCGGCGGCATCGCAGCGTTCATCGACGCCGAGCACGCGCTGGATCCCGACTACGCCAAGAAGCTGGGGGTGGACACCGACTCGCTGCTGGTCTCCCAGCCCGACACCGGTGAGCAGGCCCTCGAGATCGCCGATATGCTGATCCGCTCCGGCGCGCTGGACGTCCTGGTCATCGACTCGGTCGCCGCGCTGGTGCCGCGCGCCGAGATCGAGGGCGAAATGGGCGACAGTCACGTCGGTCTGCAGGCCCGGTTGATGAGCCAGGCGCTGCGCAAGATCACTGGCGCGTTGAGCAATTCGGGCACCACCGCGATCTTCATCAACCAGCTCCGCGAGAAGATCGGCGTGATGTTCGGCTCGCCCGAGACCACCACGGGCGGTAAGGCGCTGAAGTTCTACGCCTCGGTCCGCATGGATGTCCGCCGCATCGAGACCCTCAAGGACGGCACCGACGCGGTGGGTAACCGCACCCGGGTCAAGATCGTCAAGAACAAGGTGTCGCCGCCGTTCAAGCAGGCTGAATTCGACATCCTCTACGGCAAGGGCATCAGCAAGGAAGGGTCGCTCATCGACATGGGCGTGGAGCACGGCTTCATCCGCAAGTCCGGTTCCTGGTTCACCTACGAGGGGGAGCAGTTGGGCCAGGGCAAGGAGAACGCCCGTAAGTTCCTGCTGGAGAACGGCGATGTGGCCAACGAGATCGAGAAGAAGATC
- a CDS encoding hydrogenase maturation protease, with protein sequence MLIAGIGNIFLGDDGFGPEVLRRAAPLITDPRVHAVDYGIRGMHLAYDLLEPWELLVLVDALPDSGAPGTLHVFEADHDVLCATGGLDAHAMDPAAVFASLTALGGAPPRTVVIGCEVADVTEGIGLSSPVAAAVPEAVRAVGAVVFRQTTQPGRV encoded by the coding sequence ATCCTGATCGCCGGAATCGGCAACATCTTCCTCGGTGACGACGGCTTCGGCCCTGAGGTGCTCCGCCGCGCCGCGCCGCTGATCACCGACCCCCGCGTACACGCGGTCGACTACGGCATCCGCGGAATGCACCTCGCCTACGACCTGCTCGAGCCCTGGGAGCTGCTGGTGCTCGTCGACGCGTTGCCGGACAGCGGCGCGCCCGGCACCCTGCACGTCTTCGAAGCCGATCACGACGTACTCTGCGCGACAGGCGGGCTCGACGCCCACGCGATGGATCCCGCGGCCGTGTTCGCGAGCCTCACCGCACTGGGCGGCGCCCCGCCGCGCACGGTGGTCATCGGGTGCGAGGTCGCCGACGTCACCGAGGGCATCGGGCTGTCCAGCCCCGTCGCGGCGGCGGTGCCGGAAGCCGTGCGGGCGGTCGGCGCAGTGGTGTTCAGGCAGACGACGCAACCGGGCCGGGTGTGA
- a CDS encoding NifU family protein produces MCPAAPSEHDADADTRWRTAGERIQTLLDASSAGGAAARERAEQLVGEVTDLYGAALGRVLGLAVSADPDLVDAVAADPLVASLLLVHGMHPHSVERRITDALDTVRPYLGSHGGDVHLLGVDGDTARLRFAGSCKSCPSSAVTLELAVEDAIRAAAPEIETIEVVTEERDSVDSVIPAESLFTRVHASASWLPVPGLAEILPGEVGGFAVAGTPVLVCRLGDTLYAYRDRCGRCDASMAGARLDGEVLRCPRCDAGFDVVRAGAGVEGLERLEPVPVLRRQGVWAVAIAESVA; encoded by the coding sequence ATGTGTCCGGCCGCGCCGAGTGAACACGATGCGGACGCGGACACGCGCTGGCGCACGGCGGGCGAGCGCATCCAGACGCTGCTGGACGCCAGTTCGGCTGGCGGCGCCGCCGCGCGGGAACGCGCCGAGCAATTGGTCGGCGAGGTCACCGACCTGTACGGGGCGGCACTGGGCCGGGTGCTCGGCCTCGCGGTGAGCGCCGATCCCGACCTCGTCGACGCCGTCGCGGCCGACCCGCTCGTCGCCAGCCTGCTGCTGGTACACGGTATGCACCCGCACAGCGTCGAGCGGCGGATCACCGACGCACTCGACACCGTCCGGCCCTATCTCGGCTCGCACGGTGGCGATGTCCATCTGCTCGGCGTCGACGGGGACACTGCGCGGCTGCGGTTCGCCGGTAGCTGCAAGAGCTGTCCGTCCTCGGCGGTCACCCTCGAACTGGCCGTGGAAGACGCGATCCGCGCCGCCGCACCGGAGATCGAGACCATAGAAGTCGTTACCGAAGAACGTGATTCAGTAGATTCGGTCATCCCCGCCGAGTCGTTGTTCACCCGGGTGCACGCTTCGGCGTCCTGGCTGCCCGTACCCGGGTTGGCCGAGATCCTGCCGGGTGAGGTCGGCGGGTTCGCCGTCGCCGGAACGCCGGTCCTGGTCTGCCGGCTCGGCGACACGCTCTACGCCTACCGCGACCGGTGTGGCCGTTGCGATGCGTCGATGGCCGGTGCGCGCCTCGACGGCGAGGTGCTGCGGTGCCCGCGCTGCGACGCCGGATTCGACGTGGTGCGCGCCGGTGCGGGTGTCGAAGGTCTCGAACGCCTCGAGCCCGTGCCGGTCCTGCGGCGCCAGGGCGTCTGGGCGGTCGCGATCGCCGAGAGCGTGGCCTGA
- a CDS encoding hydrogenase maturation nickel metallochaperone HypA/HybF, with amino-acid sequence MHEMAITQSVVDAVCDHAAGRRVHSVRLEVGALCAVVPDAMRFCFELATEGTAADGARLDLDVRPGLARCRTCETDFELTDLILLCPCGSADVEVRAGRDLRILSMEVS; translated from the coding sequence ATGCACGAGATGGCGATCACCCAGAGCGTTGTCGACGCGGTCTGCGACCACGCCGCCGGCCGGCGCGTGCACAGCGTCCGGCTCGAGGTGGGCGCACTGTGCGCCGTGGTGCCCGACGCGATGCGGTTCTGCTTCGAGCTGGCCACCGAGGGCACCGCCGCCGACGGCGCCCGCCTCGACCTCGACGTGCGGCCGGGTCTCGCACGCTGCCGCACCTGTGAGACCGACTTCGAACTGACCGACCTGATCCTGCTGTGCCCGTGCGGCAGCGCCGACGTGGAGGTGCGCGCGGGCCGCGACCTGCGGATCCTCTCGATGGAAGTGAGCTGA
- a CDS encoding DUF6893 family small protein, translating into MQVVGWIAVIVAAIVTLLAVSLGLRSIPDAKRYLKMRRM; encoded by the coding sequence ATGCAAGTAGTCGGTTGGATCGCCGTGATCGTCGCGGCGATCGTCACACTGTTGGCCGTGTCCCTGGGCCTGCGCTCCATACCGGACGCCAAGCGCTACCTCAAGATGCGCCGGATGTAG
- the hypB gene encoding hydrogenase nickel incorporation protein HypB — MCATCGCGGDDAVITLGHAPHDHPHQHDHDHDHPHTETVTLEQKVLARNDDIAAHNRRWLAEHDILALNVTSSPGAGKTTLLERTIRELGAHRPIAVIEGDQETALDADRIRAAGARAVQVNTGPGCHLDALMVRRALEALDPDPGTLLFIENVGNLVCPALFDLGEHGKVVVISVTEGTDKPLKYPHMFAAAGLIIVNKTDLLPYVDFDLDACTRYAQSLNPGVGVLPVSATTGRGIEQWYGWIEFLANPSKNPVMS, encoded by the coding sequence ATGTGCGCAACCTGTGGCTGCGGCGGCGACGACGCCGTGATCACCCTGGGCCACGCGCCACACGACCACCCGCACCAGCACGACCACGATCACGACCACCCCCACACCGAGACGGTGACCCTGGAACAGAAGGTGCTCGCGCGCAATGACGACATCGCCGCGCACAATCGCCGCTGGCTCGCCGAACACGACATCCTCGCGCTCAACGTCACCAGTTCCCCGGGGGCGGGCAAGACCACCCTGCTGGAGCGGACCATCCGCGAACTGGGTGCGCACCGCCCCATCGCCGTCATCGAAGGTGACCAGGAGACGGCGCTCGACGCCGATCGCATCCGCGCGGCAGGCGCTCGGGCCGTGCAGGTCAACACCGGCCCCGGGTGCCACCTCGACGCACTGATGGTGCGCCGCGCCCTCGAGGCTCTCGACCCGGACCCGGGCACGCTGCTGTTCATCGAGAACGTCGGCAACCTCGTCTGCCCCGCGCTGTTCGATCTCGGTGAGCACGGCAAGGTGGTGGTCATCTCGGTCACCGAGGGCACCGACAAACCGCTGAAATACCCGCACATGTTTGCCGCCGCCGGCTTGATCATCGTCAACAAGACCGACCTGTTGCCCTACGTCGACTTCGACCTCGACGCGTGCACCCGCTACGCGCAATCGCTGAACCCGGGCGTCGGCGTGCTGCCGGTGTCGGCCACCACGGGCCGAGGTATCGAGCAGTGGTACGGCTGGATCGAGTTCCTGGCAAACCCGTCCAAGAACCCGGTCATGTCGTGA
- a CDS encoding DUF6084 family protein, which produces MTADVTFTVQDVTPERYAVTPVLTARIEVTATGDDPVHAIALRCQVRIDPLRRGYTDEEAEGLADLFGPRERWDTTQHTFLWQHSVTMVPGFSDGTHVDLPLECTYDVEVAAAKYMHALRDGVIPLQFLFSGTLFTRGAGGFAVTQIPWDCEDTYRLPVTVWRDLIALHYPNTGWLRLSHDTIAALTSYRSTHGLLSCDDAVTALLSQARQEVP; this is translated from the coding sequence GTGACCGCCGATGTGACGTTCACCGTGCAGGATGTGACGCCCGAACGCTACGCCGTCACACCGGTTCTGACCGCACGGATCGAGGTCACCGCCACCGGTGACGACCCGGTGCACGCCATCGCGCTGCGCTGTCAGGTCCGCATCGACCCGCTACGGCGCGGCTACACCGACGAGGAGGCGGAAGGTCTCGCCGACCTGTTCGGTCCACGCGAGCGTTGGGACACCACGCAACACACCTTCCTGTGGCAACACAGCGTGACGATGGTCCCCGGATTCTCCGACGGCACACATGTCGACCTGCCCCTGGAGTGCACGTACGACGTGGAGGTCGCCGCGGCGAAGTACATGCACGCCCTGCGCGACGGTGTGATCCCGCTGCAGTTCCTGTTCAGCGGAACGCTGTTCACCCGCGGTGCGGGGGGATTCGCGGTGACGCAGATCCCGTGGGACTGCGAGGACACCTACCGGCTGCCGGTGACGGTGTGGCGCGACCTGATCGCACTGCACTACCCGAACACCGGTTGGCTGCGGTTGTCGCACGACACGATCGCCGCGCTCACCTCCTACCGGTCCACACACGGACTCCTGTCCTGCGACGACGCCGTCACCGCGCTGTTGTCCCAGGCCAGGCAGGAGGTGCCGTGA
- a CDS encoding DUF5947 family protein, translated as MTTSAYDILARIRAARTEPRPVGERCEMCAEPIADEHQHVVNVEGRQLMCVCRGCYLLFTDTHAALRYRAVPDRYLVFEDFALDRRHWEALQIPVGLAFFFRNSALERVVAFYPGPAGATESELDLTAWQDIQLADPRVDLPAEDTEALLVRMPERTDTDASPRGYLLPIDACYELVGRMRILWHGFDGGAEVRDYLTGFFDAVAECCRTVPR; from the coding sequence ATGACGACCTCCGCCTACGACATCCTCGCCCGGATTCGGGCCGCCCGCACCGAACCCCGGCCCGTGGGCGAGCGGTGCGAGATGTGCGCCGAGCCGATCGCCGACGAGCACCAGCACGTGGTGAACGTCGAGGGGCGGCAACTGATGTGCGTCTGCCGCGGTTGCTACCTGCTGTTCACCGACACGCACGCCGCGCTGCGGTATCGCGCGGTGCCCGACCGCTACCTCGTCTTCGAAGACTTCGCACTCGACCGCCGGCACTGGGAGGCGCTTCAGATTCCTGTCGGTCTGGCGTTCTTCTTCCGCAACTCGGCCCTCGAGCGGGTGGTCGCGTTCTATCCGGGACCCGCCGGTGCGACCGAGTCCGAACTCGACCTCACCGCATGGCAGGACATCCAGTTGGCCGACCCGCGGGTGGACCTGCCCGCCGAGGACACCGAGGCACTGCTGGTGCGGATGCCGGAGCGCACCGACACCGACGCTTCGCCGCGCGGCTACCTGCTGCCGATCGACGCCTGTTACGAACTGGTCGGCCGGATGCGCATACTGTGGCACGGGTTCGACGGCGGCGCCGAGGTCCGCGACTACCTCACCGGGTTCTTCGACGCGGTCGCCGAATGTTGCAGGACGGTGCCGAGGTGA
- a CDS encoding nickel-dependent hydrogenase large subunit produces MTTTIPDPSHVKREPGQLVEMAWDPITRIVGSLGIYTKVDFENREVVECHSTSSIFRGYSIFMKGKDPRDAHFITSRICGICGDNHATCSCYTQNMAYGVQPPHLAEWLVNLGEAAEYMFDHNIFQENLVGVDYCEKMVAETNPSVLAKAENAQAPHADMHGYRTIADIMRALNPFTGEFYREALQVSRWTREMFCLMEGRHVHPSTLYPGGIGTTATVQLMTDYMTRLMRYVEFMKKVVPMHDDLFDFFYEALPGYDQVGLRRTLLGCWGSFQDPEHCNFSYKDMEAWGRKMFVSPGVVVDGKLVTTSLVDINLGIRILLGHSYYEDWADQEMFVKTDPLGNPVDRRHPWNQHTNPKPQKRDFDENYSWVMSPRWFDGNDHLALDTGGGPLARLWSTALANLVDIGYVKSTGHSVQINLPKTALKGPVELEWKIPQYGSNTLERNRARTYFQAYAAACALHFAEKALTEIRAGRTKTWERFEVPDEGIGCGFTEAVRGVLSHHMVIRDGKIANYHPYPPTPWNANPRDSYGTPGPYEDAVQGQPIFEENGREKFKGIDIMRTVRSFDPCLPCGVHMYLGGGKSLELLHSPTQSVTGE; encoded by the coding sequence ATGACCACGACTATCCCCGACCCGTCGCACGTCAAGCGGGAGCCCGGCCAACTGGTGGAGATGGCCTGGGACCCCATCACCCGCATCGTCGGCAGCCTCGGCATCTACACCAAGGTCGACTTCGAGAACCGCGAAGTCGTGGAGTGCCACAGCACCTCATCGATCTTCCGCGGCTACTCCATTTTCATGAAGGGCAAGGATCCGCGCGACGCCCACTTCATCACCAGCCGGATCTGCGGTATTTGCGGAGACAACCACGCCACCTGCTCGTGTTACACGCAGAACATGGCCTACGGGGTGCAGCCCCCGCACCTGGCCGAGTGGTTGGTCAACCTCGGCGAGGCTGCAGAATACATGTTCGACCACAACATCTTCCAGGAGAACCTCGTCGGGGTCGACTACTGCGAGAAGATGGTCGCCGAGACCAACCCGTCGGTGCTGGCCAAGGCGGAGAACGCCCAGGCGCCGCACGCCGACATGCACGGCTACCGCACGATCGCCGACATCATGCGGGCGCTCAACCCGTTCACCGGCGAGTTCTACCGGGAGGCGCTGCAGGTCAGCCGCTGGACACGAGAGATGTTCTGCCTCATGGAAGGTCGGCACGTCCACCCGTCGACCCTGTATCCCGGCGGGATCGGCACCACGGCGACCGTCCAGCTGATGACCGACTACATGACCCGACTGATGCGCTACGTGGAGTTCATGAAGAAGGTCGTGCCGATGCACGACGATCTGTTCGACTTCTTCTACGAAGCGCTACCCGGCTACGACCAGGTGGGGCTGCGCCGCACGCTGCTCGGCTGCTGGGGTTCGTTCCAGGACCCCGAGCACTGCAACTTCAGCTACAAGGACATGGAGGCCTGGGGTCGCAAGATGTTCGTCAGCCCCGGCGTCGTGGTGGACGGCAAACTCGTCACCACATCGCTGGTCGACATCAACCTCGGCATCCGGATCCTGTTGGGCCACAGTTACTACGAGGACTGGGCCGATCAGGAGATGTTCGTCAAGACCGACCCACTGGGCAACCCGGTCGACCGGCGGCACCCGTGGAATCAGCACACCAACCCCAAGCCGCAGAAGCGCGACTTCGACGAGAACTACAGCTGGGTGATGTCACCGCGCTGGTTCGACGGCAACGACCACCTGGCACTGGACACCGGCGGCGGACCGCTGGCGCGTCTGTGGTCGACGGCGCTGGCGAATCTCGTCGACATCGGTTACGTGAAGTCGACCGGTCACAGTGTGCAGATCAACCTGCCCAAGACCGCGCTCAAGGGTCCGGTGGAACTCGAATGGAAGATCCCGCAGTACGGCAGTAACACTCTGGAACGCAACCGGGCCCGCACGTACTTCCAGGCCTATGCGGCGGCGTGTGCGCTGCACTTCGCCGAGAAGGCGCTGACGGAGATCCGGGCCGGCCGCACCAAGACGTGGGAGCGTTTCGAGGTGCCCGACGAAGGCATCGGCTGCGGCTTCACCGAGGCGGTGCGCGGAGTGCTCAGCCACCACATGGTGATCCGCGATGGCAAGATCGCGAACTACCACCCGTATCCGCCGACGCCGTGGAACGCCAACCCGCGTGACAGCTACGGCACACCGGGACCGTACGAGGACGCCGTGCAGGGTCAACCGATCTTCGAGGAGAACGGTCGGGAGAAGTTCAAGGGCATCGACATCATGCGGACGGTGCGCAGCTTCGACCCGTGTCTGCCCTGCGGGGTGCACATGTACCTGGGCGGCGGGAAGTCGTTGGAGTTGCTGCACTCCCCCACCCAGTCCGTCACCGGGGAATAG